From the genome of Papaver somniferum cultivar HN1 chromosome 2, ASM357369v1, whole genome shotgun sequence, one region includes:
- the LOC113348599 gene encoding uncharacterized protein LOC113348599, with product MFTNCRIFQPPTSCRNQLFVLNKFGSCQYFLLCYKYWWGLGYHGTEGSTCARNFIRMLRIGIRNQLVVNCISKSNCVLMGRLHQSTVTNGSALTSFLMKFSVFIFLILPTCVMKIYNAVFEQLMVNLGPSTKFFTSGQFLAEELCAKLVGSSVWRLNDGADDTLLFAHAFSHATKVFIGVLLKIFSPVVIQEYGTFVLVGIFIPVSFYRLLCLACPVHDVQIRCRDPATATGNTYEIIQADIKAHSLVISVAYTWLMKVIEQWEHEEWGSFKLTQLVDEAVRAVQVKRAALLIEDCGARVVGHTWYLTHSATLVFSLLSTATLINGDCGKYSVSRLHKYLACNKFSTSAELISTTASSSIRIGSYIRETVTDVCHFVHLPAQIQDPLVINSTSLRTRMFSMRVECCIPVYERGCPYHVTVSL from the coding sequence ATGTTTACCAACTGCCGAATTTTTCAGCCACCTACTTCTTGTCGCAACCAGCTGTTTGTTTTAAACAAATTTGGTTCCTGTCAATATTTCCTTCTCTGCTACAAATATTGGTGGGGTTTGGGATATCACGGAACGGAAGGTTCTACATGTGCCAGAAATTTTATAAGAATGTTGAGAATTGGGATCCGTAATCAGTTAGTGGTAAATTGTATTTCCAAATCCAATTGTGTGCTGATGGGAAGGCTTCATCAGTCTACAGTTACTAATGGGTCTGCACTAACATCGTTTCTCATGAAATTTTCTGTCTTCATTTTTCTTATACTGCCCACATGTGTCATGAAGATCTATAATGCAGTATTTGAGCAGCTAATGGTTAATTTGGGGCCTTCGACCAAGTTTTTTACTTCTGGTCAGTTTTTGGCGGAAGAACTATGTGCTAAGTTGGTTGGGAGTTCAGTGTGGAGATTGAATGATGGTGCTGATGATACTCTCTTGTTTGCTCATGCTTTCTCTCATGCTACAAAAGTCTTCATTGGTGTACTGTTAAAGATTTTCTCACCTGTGGTAATACAAGAATATGGGACGTTTGTCTTGGTTGGTATTTTTATTCCGGTATCTTTCTATCGACTGTTGTGTTTAGCGTGTCCAGTACATGATGTACAAATTCGCTGTCGTGATCCAGCAACGGCCACGGGGAATACATATGAAATAATACAAGCTGATATTAAGGCGCACTCCTTGGTGATCAGTGTTGCTTATACTTGGCTCATGAAGGTTATAGAGCAATGGGAGCATGAAGAGTGGGGGTCATTCAAGCTTACACAACTTGTTGATGAGGCAGTTAGAGCTGTACAGGTCAAGAGAGCAGCACTTCTTATTGAGGACTGTGGTGCGCGAGTTGTGGGTCACACATGGTATCTCACTCATTCTGCAACAttggttttttctcttctttctacTGCCACATTAATCAACGGAGATTGTGGGAAGTACAGTGTATCGAGGCTTCACAAATACCTAGCCTGTAATAAGTTCTCGACATCAGCTGAGTTGATAAGTACTACAGCCTCAAGCTCGATTCGCATTGGCAGCTATATCCGAGAAACTGTTACTGACGTCTGCCATTTTGTACACCTACCTGCCCAGATACAAGACCCCCTGGTGATTAATTctacatccttgaggacaaggatgttttcaaTGAGAGTGGAATGTTGTATCCCTGTGTATGAGAGAGGGTGCCCATATCATGTTACTGTCAGTCTTTAG